Sequence from the Pirellulales bacterium genome:
GCAAGCAGATCGACCGTTGTACAGCAAGACGGACTAGCAGCGCCATTGGACAAGAACCAGCCGCCGGCGCCGCGTGGTGCGGAAGAGGCTACAGGCTTCAGGTAAGCAGGGCACGTCCGCCGGAGGCGGACATGCTTCGTCCTGTAGTCTGTAGCCTGTAGCCTGTAGCCTGTCGCCTGTAGCCTTCTCCCGCGTCGTCCGTCTCAAGTGCCTCGAGCCGAGTCGTCTGCGAGTAGCATGCCACAAAGCGTGGCTCGAATTCCAACAGAAAATTGCGGCGAACGATGAATTTCGAATAAGGCGCCAACGTAGCAGGCACACTCCGTGTGCCGTCGGCGCTCCGCGGCGGGTTGCGCACAGAGCGGGGCAGACGGCACACGGAGTGTGCCTGCTACGTTGGGTGCGGCCTTGCGGCCGCGCGCTACGCCGCTTCGATTTCGACGGCGATATTTTCCCGGCAATGCCATGGCGCTGACCGCGGTGCGGGCGACGATGAATTTCGAATGAAGGCGTCAACGTAGCAGGCACATTCCGTGTGCCGTCTGCGCTTCGCGGCGGGTTGCGCACAGAGCGGGGCGGACGGCACACGGAGTGTGCCTGCTACGTTGGGTGCGGCCTTGCGGCCGGGATCGATCCGCTCTGGTTTGCATTCGCGTCGTTTTTGATCGTTGGGGGGTGATTCTTGCTTCTCGTGCGGCGTGCGATTAGATTTGCACCAGCCAGGACCTGCCGGTTTTCAAGCTCGCACACTCTGTAATCCCACTCCGAAGGATGATCCATGAAACGCCTGCTGATGACGACGATGTTCGCATTGCTGTTTGCCGTTCCCGCTCGAGCCGATAACGCGAGGCCCAACACGGCCGCGAAGCCCGCTCCGCGCGATCCGGGCTGGGTGAAGCGGCACGAAGGATTTGTCGAAATCGCCAAGAAGGGTGGGGTCGATTTGCTGTTCCTCGGCGATTCGATCACCGACGGCTGGCGCGGGCGGGGCAAAGAGGTTTGGGCGAAGAATTACGAACCGCTCAAGGCCGCCAATTTCGGCATCGGCGGCGACCGCACGCAACACGTCCTGTGGCGTTTGCAAAACGGCGAGCTCGACGGCATCAAGCCAAAATTGGCCGTGCTAATGATCGGCACCAATAATCTCGGCTCGAACACCGACGAGGAAATCGTCGACGGCATCAAGGCTATCATCGAAGAGTTGCACACGAAATCGCCGGAAACAAAGCTGCTTTTGCTCGGCATCTTCCCCCGCTCGATGAAGGCCGACGACAAAGCCCGGGCCCGCATCAAACACATCAATTCGGAAATCGCCAAGCTCGACGACGACGGCAAGACGATCAAGTATCTCGACATCGGCAACAAATTCTTGGAGCCGGACGGCACGCTTCCGAAGAGCATCATGCCCGATTCGTTGCATCCGAACGCCAAAGGCTACGAAATCTGGGCCGAAGCAATCAACCCAACCGTGAAAGAAATGATGAAATGACGCGATGCATGAAGCGCGCCGTCTTGTTGGCAACGCTGCTCGTCGGCCTATGATCGGGAATCGTTCGGGCTGACGATCCATCTGCGGCGAACGAGATCCCGGCGGCATCAAGCTATATGTGCCGCTCGACGACGAGGGCACGAAATGGCAGACGCACTGGCTCGACGCCACCCAGATGGCGTGCGAAGACCTGAAAATCGCCGATTTCGACGGCGACGGCCAGCCCGACATCATCGCCGCCGGCCGAGCGACGCATAATCTCGCAATCTATTGGAACCGCGTCGTTGGCAGTTCCACCGATCGACGGCCGAGGAATTAGCCGGGCCCTGCCGGCGCATCCTCGAGCCTTATGCGTTTTCTGTTGCCCATTGCCCGGTCGCGCGGTGTTCGACGGCGGCGCCGATGAAGCCGGCGAACAGCGGGTGGGCGGCCGTCGGCTTCGATTTGAATTCCGGGTGAAACTGCACGGCTACAAACCAAGGGTGCTCCGGCAATTCGATGATCTCCACGAGGGAATTGTCGAGGTTCGTCGCCGCGACGGCCATGCCATGGGCTTCGAAACGCTGCCGATAGACGTTGTTGAATTCGTAGCGATGGCGATGCCGTTCGGAGATCTGATCGCGGCGGTAGCAGCCGCGGGATCGGCTCATTGGATTGAGCCGGGCGTGCTGGGCTCCGAGCCGCATCGTGCCTCCTTTGTCGGTGATCGATTTTTGTTCGTCCAATAAGCAAATCACCGGATGGGGCGTGTCTTTGCTGAACTCGGTGGAATGCGCCCCGGCGAGCCCGACGACATTTCGGCCAAATTCGATCACGGCGCATTGCATTCCCAAGCAGATGCCGAAAAACGGGATGCCGCGTTCGCGGGCAAAGCGGATCGCTTCGACTTTGCCTTGGATGCCGCGCTCGCCGAATCCGCCCGGCACCAGAATGCCATCGAAACCGGCCAGGAGCCGCTCGGCCCCTTGCTGCTCGATCGATTCGCTTTGGATGCTGTGGATTCCGACCTGCACCTGATGGGCAATGCCGGCGTGGTCGAGCGATTCGTAGATCGACTTATAGGCGTCGCGGTGGCCCGCGTATTTTCCGACGACGGCGATCGAAATCTCGTGTTGCGGATTGCGGAGCCGATGGAGCAGATCGCGCCAATCGTCGAGCTCCGGCGCGCCGCCTGCCAAGCTGAGCCGGCGCACGATCAATTCGTCGAGCTGATTGTCGACAAGGCTGAGCGGCACTTCGTAGATCGAAAAATCTTTGTCGCGCTCTTCGATGACCGCGGCGGTGGGCACATTGCAAAATAGCGCGATTTTTTCCCGATCTTCGCGGCTCAATGGCCGCTCGGTACGGCAAATGAGCACATCGGGCTGAATACCGATTTGCCGCAACAGGCCGACGGAATGTTGGGTCGGCTTTGTCTTCAGTTCGCCGGCCGCCTTGAGATAGGGCACGAGCGTGAGATGGATGTAAAGACAGTTTTCCTTGCCGACATCGAGCGAAAACTGGCGGATGGCTTCCAAAAACGGCTGGCTTTCGATATCCCCGACCGTGCCGCCGATTTCGGTGATCACGACATCGACCGTTTCATCGCGCAGCTTGCGCACGGCGGCTTTGATTTCGTCGGTGATATGCGGGATCACCTGCACGGTCTTGCCGAGGAATTCGCCGCGCCGCTCTTTGTTGATCACCGACAGATAAATTTGTCCGGTCGTGTAGTTCGAATCGCGGGTGAGCGGGCCGTGGGTGAACCGTTCATAGTGACCCAGATCGAGATCGGTTTCGCTGCCGTCGTCGAGCACGTACACCTCGCCGTGCTGATAGGGGCTCATCGTGCCCGGATCGACATTGATATACGGATCGAATTTCTGCATGCGGACCGACAGCCCGCGGGCCTCCAGCAGCATGCCGATCGAAGCGCTGGTCAGCCCTTTTCCGAGCGAACTCACCACACCGCCGGTCACGAAGATATGTCGGGTCATGGAGCCAATGAATGGGATGAAAGGGCGTCGATTCAACGGAGGAAAGTATTGCTAGCATCATTGGAACCGGATCGAGCAAAATCGTCAATCCGACGTTGGATCAGGCCGATCTTGTTCGGGCGCGGCGAGCAAACAGGTTCTCAGGCCACAGCCAAAATGATGGGCAATGACCGCCGCATCGTCGCGCTTGGGGGTGAGCGATCTTTCAACAATCGGCGGGATCCGACGAGCCGATCTTCTTTTTAGTGAGGCCGTACCGCACGCTGGCGCCGCGAGCACGCCTCTCGCGGGGGTTTATTCGAGTGCTTGCGCATTTTGATATGGCCGATGGGCTTTGCCGTTGTGCCAGTGGCCAGCGCAGCCGGCCAGTGCCGGCCGGCGATTTGACGTTGAGGCTCTGCAAGAGCTGACCCGACTACAATTCGACAACGGCGCCATTGGATAGGGATTGCAGAGTCTGGCGGCGCTCACACAGGCCGACTTCGCTGGCCAGTGGCACACAGCCTGGTGTGCTTGCACATTGCGATCAGACCGATGGGCAGAGCAAGTGGCACGCGATCGGCGCAGAAGAGTTTGACGGTTCAGCAAGATCGTTTCAACGTCCGGCCCGGGCTGACGCGGTACGAAGAACCGGCGCGGCGCGGAGAACCGCTTCGGCCGGCACGATCAAAACCGAAATATCGTAGCCATCGCGGGTGAGCGAATAGGCGGCTTTCGGGCGCTCCTTCACCACTAGGGATTGCCGGATCAGCGACATCATGGCGTTTCGAAACGGGCCCGGGTGCATTTTGCAATCGGCCGGGTTGAGGAAGAGCATTTTATCCGGGCCCGCCTGGTAGCGGCGAAAGCAGGCCAGAATCGACCGTTCCGAAGGAGTCATATGCGTCTCCCGGTTTCGAATCATGGGGCACCCATCAGAGGCGGAATCGCGGTAAACCAAACACAATCGACCAACCGCACCCGCCGACACTCCATCCTTTGGAGCGCATGTGGGCAACAGGGGCTTATCGCCGCATCGCCTATCTTGACGACAAGCCTCGGCCCGTTCAGGTTCTCCCGATTTTAGCAGTTTTCGAACGGAAATATAGGCATAAAACCAAAAGCAACGCGATATCTTGGTCGCGAACGGCTTCGGCAACGACTGCTTCGAGTGTCCGGCGCCGCGCACCAAGCGATCGCCGTCGACCGACGCCGCGGTGCAGGCAGCTTCATCAAAATCGCGACACTCGACCGCTCGCCGGCGTTGTCAAAGCCGACGTAGAATTGGTTTTGCGGCGATGCTGCGCGCCAAGCGGCGAACTATCCTTGGTCGGAGCGATCGGCGGGCTTCGTCGTGTGATGCAGGACGGGCGCAATTCCGCGGGTGGATTGAATTTCGGGCGATTTTTGTTACCTTAAGCGGCGACAAGGAGCAAGCATCCGTGAAGATTCTGCTGGCAACGAGCGAGGCCGTTCCTTTCGCCAAAACCGGCGGATTGGCCGACGTGTGCGGCGCCCTACCGCTGGAATTGGCCCGGTTGGGCCACCAGTCCACGCTGATCATGCCGGCCTACCGTCAAGTGTTTCAAGCCGGACTGCCGATCGAACCGGTCGGATTGCCGTTGGAAATTCGTGTCGGCCAAAAGACGGTAAGCGGCCGGCTGCTACGTAGCTTTCTGCCCATCGAAGAAAAGCACGGCCACACTTCGAGCAACAATTCCGCTCCATCGGCCACCGCCGCCGCGGGCGTGCCGGTCTATTTCGTCGAGCAGGCACAATATTTCGACCGCGATCAACTCTACGGGCCGGGCCTGGCCGATTATCGCGACAACTGCGAACGCTTCGTGTTCTTCTCCCGCGCGGTGCTCGACGTAATCAGCCATTTGAATCTCGGCGTGGACCTGCTGCACGTTCACGATTGGCAAACCGGCCTGATTCCGGCCTATTTGAAGATCGAATATCGCTCGAAGCCCGGCTATGAAAAAATCGCGTCGCTGCTGACGATCCACAACCTGTCGTATCAAGGCACATTCTGGCATTGGGACATGCTTTTGACCGGCTTGGATTGGAAATACTTCAACTGGCGGCAAATGGAGTTTTTCGGCAATCTGAATTTGCTGAAAACCGGCTTGGTGTTCGCGGATGCGATCAACACGGTCAGCCCGCGCTACGCGGAGGAAATTCAAAGCGCTCCGCTCGGCTGCGGGTTGGAAGGGGTGTTGCAACATCGGCGAGCGGCCTTGTCGGGCATCTTGAACGGCGTCGATTATCACCAATGGGATCCCGCGACCGACGTGCATTTGCCGGCGAAATATGGTCCTGACAATGTCCGCGAGGGCAAGGCGGCCAATAAGGCGGCGCTGCAAGCCGAGCTGAATCTTGCGCCCGATCCGAATGTGCCGCTGCTGGCCTTCGTGGGTCGAATGGTCGAGCAAAAGGGAGTCGACCTGATCGCTCAGGTCATGCAGGAATGGGTGCTCACCAGCCGGGCCCAATGGGTGGTGTTGGGCACCGGCGACGCGAAAGTGCAGGAGCAACTCGCCCTCTTGGCCCAGCGATTTCCGCAGAAGGTTGCCGCGAAGTTCCAGTTTTCCGATCCGCTCGCGCATCGGATCGAAGCGGCGGCCGACTTGTTCTTGATGCCGAGCCGATTCGAGCCGTGCGGTTTGAGCCAGATGTATAGCTTGAAGTATGGCACGGTGCCGGTCGTGCGTGTAACGGGTGGATTGGCTGACACGATCGTCGACACGACCGAGGAGACACTTGCCGCCGGTAGTGCGAACGGATTCACCTTCTACGAGCCGACATCGCACGGCCTGTCGTCGACGCTTAAGCGCGCCCTGGCCTACCATGCCCGCCCCGAGGCTTGGCTGCGCCTGATGACCAACGGCATGACGGAAGATTGGTCGTGGACCAAGAGCGCCAAGCAATACGCCGATCTCTACGCAACCACGATTGCCCGAGCCCAGGTCCCCGCGGTAAGCAAGGAAGCCAGCGGCAAAGAAATTCGGCCATCGACGGTGTAGCAGCCGCAGCGGAACGCGCGAAACCGCCAGCGGCCTCAAAGAACCGTTTGGAATTGGAAGCTCGCTTGCGGTTTCGCGCGTGGCACTTGGTTATCTGGCCCCCGACCCCCGGCCCCTAGCCCCCCCGGCCCCTAGCCCCCTCGTCCCTAGCCCCTCGCCCCGCTCATGCACGACATCCATCTCGCCATCCTCTGGCACCAACATCAGCCGTATTATCCCGACGACGTGACGGGCGAGAACCCGATGCCGTGGGTTCGGCTGCATGCGTCGAAAGACTATTGGGGGATGGCGCAGCTATTGCGCGAGATTCCCGAATTCCACGCCACGATCAATCTCGTTCCGAGCCTGATCGTGCAACTGCAGAAATACGACGAAGGACACGAAGACACGCATTTGCGCGTGTCGCGATTGCCGGCCGATGGCCTGTCGGCCGAAGACATGCACTATCTGCTCGACAACTTCTTCATGGTCCATCCGGACCACAACATTCGCCCATTCCCGCGCTACAACGAACTGTACGAAAAGCGTGGCTTGGGCATCGACCCGCCCGAGCGGGCGGCAAAGCGATTCTCGAGCCGCGACATCATCGATCTGCAATGCTGGTCGAACCTGGCCTGGATTCATCCGCTGGCTTTCGAGCTCGATCCCGATTTGAACGATCTATTGGCCAAGGGCCAGCACTGGAGCGAAAAAGAAAAACAGTTGCTGATCGACAAGCAGTTGGATTTGCTGCGGCAAGTGATTCCGTTGCACAAGGAGCTGGCCGAATCGGGGCAAATCGAATTATCCACGACTCCGTTTTACCATCCGATTTTGCCGCTGCTTTGGGATAAACGGCTGGCGCGGCAAGCGATGCCGGAAGTGTCGTTGCCGCAACATCTCGAAGGCTATCCGGAAGATGCCGCGGAGCAGATTCGCCGGGCCGTCGATTTCCATGCCCGCGTGTTCGGCGCTGCGCCGCGCGGGATGTGGCCCTCGGAAGGATCGGTCGCGCAGGCCATCATTCCGGCCATT
This genomic interval carries:
- a CDS encoding platelet-activating factor acetylhydrolase IB subunit — its product is MKRLLMTTMFALLFAVPARADNARPNTAAKPAPRDPGWVKRHEGFVEIAKKGGVDLLFLGDSITDGWRGRGKEVWAKNYEPLKAANFGIGGDRTQHVLWRLQNGELDGIKPKLAVLMIGTNNLGSNTDEEIVDGIKAIIEELHTKSPETKLLLLGIFPRSMKADDKARARIKHINSEIAKLDDDGKTIKYLDIGNKFLEPDGTLPKSIMPDSLHPNAKGYEIWAEAINPTVKEMMK
- a CDS encoding VCBS repeat-containing protein, yielding MPLDDEGTKWQTHWLDATQMACEDLKIADFDGDGQPDIIAAGRATHNLAIYWNRVVGSSTDRRPRN
- a CDS encoding CTP synthase produces the protein MTRHIFVTGGVVSSLGKGLTSASIGMLLEARGLSVRMQKFDPYINVDPGTMSPYQHGEVYVLDDGSETDLDLGHYERFTHGPLTRDSNYTTGQIYLSVINKERRGEFLGKTVQVIPHITDEIKAAVRKLRDETVDVVITEIGGTVGDIESQPFLEAIRQFSLDVGKENCLYIHLTLVPYLKAAGELKTKPTQHSVGLLRQIGIQPDVLICRTERPLSREDREKIALFCNVPTAAVIEERDKDFSIYEVPLSLVDNQLDELIVRRLSLAGGAPELDDWRDLLHRLRNPQHEISIAVVGKYAGHRDAYKSIYESLDHAGIAHQVQVGIHSIQSESIEQQGAERLLAGFDGILVPGGFGERGIQGKVEAIRFARERGIPFFGICLGMQCAVIEFGRNVVGLAGAHSTEFSKDTPHPVICLLDEQKSITDKGGTMRLGAQHARLNPMSRSRGCYRRDQISERHRHRYEFNNVYRQRFEAHGMAVAATNLDNSLVEIIELPEHPWFVAVQFHPEFKSKPTAAHPLFAGFIGAAVEHRATGQWATENA
- a CDS encoding glycogen/starch synthase, which codes for MKILLATSEAVPFAKTGGLADVCGALPLELARLGHQSTLIMPAYRQVFQAGLPIEPVGLPLEIRVGQKTVSGRLLRSFLPIEEKHGHTSSNNSAPSATAAAGVPVYFVEQAQYFDRDQLYGPGLADYRDNCERFVFFSRAVLDVISHLNLGVDLLHVHDWQTGLIPAYLKIEYRSKPGYEKIASLLTIHNLSYQGTFWHWDMLLTGLDWKYFNWRQMEFFGNLNLLKTGLVFADAINTVSPRYAEEIQSAPLGCGLEGVLQHRRAALSGILNGVDYHQWDPATDVHLPAKYGPDNVREGKAANKAALQAELNLAPDPNVPLLAFVGRMVEQKGVDLIAQVMQEWVLTSRAQWVVLGTGDAKVQEQLALLAQRFPQKVAAKFQFSDPLAHRIEAAADLFLMPSRFEPCGLSQMYSLKYGTVPVVRVTGGLADTIVDTTEETLAAGSANGFTFYEPTSHGLSSTLKRALAYHARPEAWLRLMTNGMTEDWSWTKSAKQYADLYATTIARAQVPAVSKEASGKEIRPSTV